In Heyndrickxia vini, the sequence GGTGCCGCAGGAGGATTTAATGCAAGGGTATTAGCCACCCTATGTAATCTTCAAGAGGTAAGGGAAGTGCTCTCCTTAGAAGGGATTAACATTCCAAAAGAGACGGTTTTTGTAGCTGCAGAGCATAATACAACAGTAGATGAATTACATTGGATTTATGTCCCTGAACTTTCGAAATCTGCACAAGAAGCATTTGATCATATCAAAGCTATTCTACCGAAAGTAACCCGTCAAGCAAATGAAGAACGTCTCGCTAAATTACCGAATTTAAACTTGAAACTTAAAAATCCTAGTGCTGAAGCACACCGATTTGCAGAAGATTGGAGTGAGATACGCCCGGAATGGGGATTAGCACGTAATGCCTCTTTTATTGTTGGGCAACGTGAATTAACGCAGGATTGTGATTTAGAGGGGAGATCCTTTCTTCATAATTATGATTGGAGACAAGATGAAAGTGGCCAACTTCTAACTAATATTATTGCAGGACCAGGAACGGTATCCCAAATGATTAATTTGCAGTATTATGCTTCAACGGTAGCACCTCATTACTATGGTAGTGGAAATAAAGCAACCCAAACTGTAACAGCAAATTTGGGGGTGATGCAAGGGAATGCAAGTGACTTATTATCCGGACTACCTTGGCAATCTGTCATGCTTTCAGATATTGAAGCTTTTCATGATCCACTTCGTTTGTTAATTGTTATCCAAGCACCTGAGAAGTATGTAGAACGTTTATTAAAGAATGATTTTGCCTTTCGAGAAAAAGTGCAGAATGGGTGGCTTCGACTTGCTAGTGTTGATTCAAATGGTAATTGGAAAAACTGGTAACTAAATAATCAAATCAGCGTTACTAAATGGATTAACATCCTAATTGCAGGATTGTAATTAGAAATAGGAAAATTTTAAGTTTAAAATAAAGCTTCACTACTTCTCAACTGATATGAATGATTACATTACATCTATTTAACATCTAGGAGCGCTTATATTAGATATTAAGATCAAAAGTATCATAATCAAGTTGACAATAATACTGGATAACAAAAACAAGAAATGGAGAGGTAATTTTGAAACGGTACAGAACTTTATTATTTGACGTAGATGATACATTATTGGATTTTGGCGCAGCAGAAAGGGAGGCTTTACGCTTGCTTTTTGTGGAGCAAAACATCCCCTTAACCGCTGAAATCGAAACACATTATAAAAAAATAAATCAAGGTCTCTGGAAGTCCTTTGAAGAAGGAAAAATAGATCGTAATGAAGTCTTGAATACTCGATTTTCGATTTTGTTTAAGGCATATAATCGAGAGGTAGATGGAGCTTTACTAGAAAAAAGCTATCGAAGCTACTTAGAAGAGGGCAAACAACTTGTCAAAGGTTCCCTTGAAGTTATAACAGACCTACAAAATCAATATGAGCTATATATTGTAACGAATGGCGTTTCCAAGACGCAGTATAAACGCCTACGTGCTTCAGGGCTACATCCGTTATTTAAAGATATATTTGTTTCAGAGGATACTGGTTTTCAGAAGCCAATGAAGGAGTTTTTTGACTATGTGTTCGCTAAAATTCCTAATTTTGATACGAAACAAGCATTAATTATCGGAGATTCCTTAAGTTCAGATATTAAAGGCGGACAGCTGGCAGGAATAGATACATGTTGGTTTAATCCTGAAAAGAAGCCTAATAGCACCGATATTGCTCCAACTTATGAGATTCAAATGCTTGAGGAGCTTTATCAAATTTTAACATAAAAAGAGTAAAGAATTTTTCATCAGTAGTCAATCAGTGAGGATGATTCGTATGGGAGGATATGTGTAGTAAAGGGATTTTAAGGATAGTAGCCGAATATTGGTTTTATAAAGATACTTAGGGGGATTAAAAATATGCAAAAGGTAGTTGAAGGAATTAATCATTGGATAAAAAGATTACCAGAAGAGTACAACTCTATGCATGAAAAAGAAATTTCTAATCGACCATTACCAAATAAATGGTCTAAAAAAGAAATTTTAGGACATCTATGTGACTCTGCGATAAATAATATTGAAAGGTTTATAAAAATTCAATATGAAGAACCAGTGTATGTTATTCAATCGTATAATCAAGACCAATGGGTAATGGTTCAGAATTATCAAGATAGAACCCTTGATGAGATAGTAAACCTTTTTCAGACATTAAATAAGCAAATTGTTAATATTGTTATGAATATTCCTAACGAAAAGCTATCCAATCTTTGTGACATTGGAAATAATCAACATAAGACACTAGAGTGGCTTATACAAGATTATCTTGAGCATATGGAACACCATATACACAATCAAATCTTAATTGAAAATAACGACTTATAAATTTAGTTCTTATTCAAGTAAAGGGCGCGATTGTTGAAGATCATAGGATGAATAGAATTTAAGAAATTTAAGGATAGTGGCATTGAAAGGTAGATAGAAGATATAAAAAAATTCTCAAAAAAATCGTTTGAAAGTTGAAGTTATGGAAATAAAAATGCTAAGGTTTGCATTTAACAGGTTCAAACAAAGAAATGGTTTTAAAATTGTTCAGGGGGTCAAAGGGCAATTAGTTAGAAATCTTTACTAGAATTAATTAATACTAGCCTTCTTTTTAATATTTCTAATCCTGAATAATCGGGTTCGATTATTAAACGAGAAGTAAAGAGGTAATACATATTAGCTAGACCAATATGTATTACCTCTTATTTTGTATGACTTTTTTGATTTAGGCATTGATAAGATTACATTGGTTATATTTTTTGTTTTCTTCTCAATCTAGACCAGTCTATATAATTCATGGTAAAAAAGAATCCAGTTATTGCAGAAGAACTGGAATTTGTTTAGAAACTAATTGAAGAGGCTTACTCGTTCCAGTCGTAAACGAAATAAGAAATGCGCCTTCGAGCATTGAGTTAATGACAATTCCTAACTCTTTCGCTCGATTTTCTTCATAGCCACTTTGAATTAATTTCCTCGTAAAAACATCTTGGAATTTTTCGTACGCTACTTGACATGCCTTTCTCAATTCTTCACTGGTAAGTGATGTTTCCAAGGCTACTGCTGCAATCGGTACTCCTTCTGAACAACGTTTTTCCTGAAACTGCTTTGCCATGTCATCAATAAACCCCTGAATAGCAACAACAGGATCGGAATGCCGATTTAATCCCTCTTCAATTCGTTCTGACACGAATCTTGCGGTCAATTGAACCGACTCAATGGCAAGCTGTTCCTTTCCATTTGGAAAATAATAATACAACGAACCTTTCGGGGCTTCACTTTCCTTTAGAATTTGATTTAAACCTGTAGCATGATACCCTTGCAATTGAAAAAGTCTAGATGCCGTCGATATTATTTTGTCTTTAGAATTTTCTTTTTCCATTTTAATCATTCCTTATTATATCAATCGGTCTATATATGGAGTTTATCTTATAAATTATACGGTGTCAATTTTTCCTATCATCTTGATTTACTTTTTCAAAACTACGCTCAAGTCTAAGATAACAAAAATGATCGTTACTGTTACAATTTTTAATAAGAAACTTCTCTTCTCATTAACATGCATATTGGGAGTAATAAATTTCCAACTAAAAGAAACATACATACTTATTCAATGGTATTTTAGACAATATTCATTTGCAATAGTAAACTAAAAATAGTTTATTGGAAAAGGTTATCATAATTTTAGAAGGGGGCTTAAAATTGGCAAAGTATAAATTAGGTGTATTATACGGTGATGGAATCGGACCTGAGATTGTAAAGTCCTCTGTTGAAGTTTTAAAAGCCACAACATCGAAATTAGCAAATGGAACTCAATTTGAATTTGTTGAACTTCCGATGGGGTGGGAAGGGATTAAAAAGTACAATGACCCTGTACCTGAAATGACAAAGAAGGGTTTAGAAGAAATGAATGGCTGGTTAATGGCTCCACATGATTCATCTGCATACCCGGACGAGCATCGTATTTCAAAAAGGAACCCTAGTGGTGAATTAAGACATTATTTTGATTTATATTCAAATGTCCGTCCAAGTCGAGTGTTACCGGGAACAAAAGGTTTAGTTGAAAAGGCAGATCTTGTAATATTTCGTGAAAATACGGAAGGATTTTTATCAGATCGAAATATGTATAAAGGCATTGGCGAGTTTATGGTGTCTCCGGATGTTGCACTTGTAACAGGAGTATTTAGTAGAAAAGCTATTGAAAGAATTGCTCATGAAGCTTTTAAACTAGCAATGACACGCCGCAAAAAAGTAGCCGTTGTACATAAAGCAAATGTAATCAAGTATGCTTTCGAACTATTTCGAGATATTTGTTATGAAGTAGGCGAAAAATATTATCCGGAAGTTGAAGTGGAAGACTACCTTATTGATGCCATGACAGCACATTTGGTCCGGAGAGCGGAAGACTTTGATGTGATAGTTACAGAAAATTTATTTGGTGATATACTATCAGACTTAGCCGGCGAGCTAGTTGGAAGCTTAGGATTATCACCGTCACTAAATACAAATGGTAAACAGGCTATGGCGCAGGCAGCCCACGGATCGGCACCTGATATCGCCGGTCAAAATGTCGCTAACCCTACTAGTATGATCTTATCAACGGTTATGTTATTACAATGGTTAGCTGCTAATCACGAAGATAATAAACTTAATGAAATAGCTAAAGTAATGGAGAAGGCTGTATTGGAGACTGTTGCTGAAGGAACGACTACCCGCGACTTAGGTGGTTCAGCAACTACTACAGAATTTACAGCTGCCATCATTAATAAAATTAATCGAAACGAACCTTAAAAATATCAAAAGGATAATGTGAATATTATTTTGTTTGAAAATCCTAAAAGATAAGGCATCGAATCAATTTTTGATGACTCGATGCCTTATTTTTATAAGTTATTATACCATTCATCTTCGACAGATTCTAACCAATCTGTTTCTCCCGGCGTCATTGCCAAGTGTACGAACCAACTGTCTTTTGTAGCACCGTGCCAATGTTTGACATTCGGTTGAATATTTACTACATCCCCCGTTTTAAGTAATTGTGCAGGTTTACCTTCTTCTTGATACCAACCTTCGCCGCCTGTAACTAATAATACTTGTCCAACTTTATGAGAGTGCCAATTATTGCGGGCTCCCGGAGCAAATGTTACATTCCCAATTGATGTATTAAGTGGCTTTGGATCGGTAAACACCATTTGTAAGTAGGCGTCCCCGATAAAATTTGGTTCCACTTTTTCCCCCAATGGAAAGATGGTGCTATTTTTTAATTCCTCATTTTTCATATTCAATCCCCACTTTCTTTTAATCAGTATAAATTTCTTTTGCGATATTAAAGGCTGACCATGCTTTAGGCCATCCTACATAGAACGAAAGATGAGTTATGATTTCAGCAATTTCATCTTTTGTTACCCCATTTGCCTTTGCTTTTTGAAGATGTGGAGTTAGTTGTTCAAAGTTTCCTCCTGCGATTAACGCGGAGACGGTAATCATACTGCGATCCCGAGGTGATAGTTCTTTCTCTCTTGACCAAACTTCACCGAATAAAACATCATCGTTAAGTTCAGCAAACTTTGGCGCGAATTTTCCTAATATGTCTCGTCCCGCTGTTTGTTTTTCCGCCATCTAATATATTCCCTCCCCAAAAAATTTTATTTACATGATGAAGTATAGACTTTAAAGTGCACTTTAATGCAAGCATGAAAAATAACTTCAGAGCTGCATATTGACTTAAAGTTAACTTCAAGTGATAAATTGGTTACATAAATAATAGCGAGGTGAAGTAAATGAAGATTACACAAGTAGTGCAAATGTTTAATCGAAGAACCTTAATGCTTAAATATTATGAACGAGTATGGGTGATTCACCCAGTCAACGGAAAAGAAAATTGCCATCAATAAAGCGACGGTAATTGAAAGGAGATGAATTTTTTTATGCGTAAGGACAAATTAATGACTACTTCTTTGCTTTCGGTTGCATTATTAATATCTTCCGGGCCGTTAATAGCCGCAAACATTCCGGCAATCTCGAAAGAATTTCCAAAAATAAATCCAACCCATATAGGACTTTTAACAACCATTCCATCACTGTTTGTCATTCTAGGTATTTTAATTGCGAACCGATTGGAATTAATAATTGGAAAGAAAAGAACAATATTAGTTGGGTTAGGATTTGTTTTTATTGCGGGGATATTTCCGGTGCTAAAGCATGATGTCTTCTCATTATTGTTTCTTTCACGATGTTTCTTCGGATTGGGAATCGGTTTATTCAATCGCTTAATTATTCAAATGATTAGTGATTTGTATCAGGATAATCCTAGAAGAAAAGCTACTGTCATTGGATTGGAAAGTGCCTTTGAAGGATTGGGCGGCATCTGTTTGACATTTTTTAGTAGGACAATTATTGAAAATCAACTGGCAAACTTCTTTTCTTATTTATGCTTTAGCGCTCCCAATTTTTCTTGGATTCTTTTTCTTTGTCCCGAATGAAAAGAAGCGAATGAAAAAGAGGAAAGTAAAGGAATCAAAAAGTCGAAACGATGGGGTATCCTATCGGCAAATTATTGGGTATGGTATTTTACTTTTCGTAATTGTAACGATTTTTATAAATTACAATATTCAAGTTACCCCGCTAATTTTAGAAAAACGTATTGGTAATGCAACGATTGGCAGCAATAATCTTGCTTTCATTGGTTTAGGGGCGTTTATTGCCGGTTTTGCATTTGGCAGGATCTTTCAGCTTCTGAAGGACTATATCATGCCAGCCGCTCTTTTATTACTCGCAATTTCAATGTATGTTACGACGATTTCAGAAAATATAATGCTTACGACAATTTGTTCCCTTTTCATCGGTTTTTCTTTTCGTTGTATCATGCCGTTTTTGTTTCATACTTTTACACAGCAAAATGAAAAAACAGCAAAACTTGGAACAACCATGGTGTTGGTTGCTTATAACATAGGTGCTACCCTTTCTCCTTATGAAGGGTCAGTGTTTTCAAAGCTTTTACACGTTCACACTGTTCAATCCTTATTTCTTGTAAGTTCAATTATCATTTTATTGGTGGCTATTATTTGTTTGGGTATTGCTTTTGTAAAGGGAAATATGAATAAGGCCGTGAAAAGTATTTAAAAATTTTCTTCTTTGATTTGACTTAGAGTCAACTTTAAGTTGTATGCTTTTTACAAGAGATAAGTGAATTATCGATGGAAACAAAATCAGCAAATAATTTAATTAAAGTTCTCTGAAAAATTAAGAAGAAAGGAAGATTAATCATGAACGTACTTATTATAGGAGCAAACGGTCAAATTGGCCAACATGTCGTGAGAAAAATACAAGAATCAAGTGGGCACAATGCCATCGCTATGGTTCGAAAGGAAGAGCAAAAAGCGAAATTTGAGGAACAAGGAGTTAAAACAGCACTTGTTGATTTGGAGGGAAGCATTGAGACAATAGCCAATGCGGCAAAAGAAGCTGATGCGGTTGTATTTACAGCTGGTTCAGGCGGTCATACGGGTGCTGATAAAACGGTGATGATTGATTTAGACGGGGCAATCAAGTCAATGGAAGCGGCCAAACAAGCTGGGGTGAAGCGTTTCATCATTGTTAGTGCAATTGGCGTTCATCATCGTGACAGATGGATGAATAGTGCACCGTATTATAGTGCGGCAAAGCATTACGCAGATGTTTGGTTAGAGAAAAGTGGTCTCGATTATACGATTATCCGTCCAGGGGGGCTGACCAATGAACCTGGAACTGGGAAGGTAAAAGTGGCTGTTGACCTTGGATACGGGAAAATTCCTCGTGAAGATGTTGCTGCAGCAATTGTTGCTTCACTGGAGAATAGTCAAACAATTGGTAAATCCTTTGATATGATTGGTGGAGAAACGTTGATTGAAGATGCACTAAAAACATTATAAGAGCTTACGATAATGAAATTATTCCTGAAAATAAATGAAAAATTACTACAATGCAAAGGAGACAACAACATGTTTAACGAAACTTACAAATTATCAAATGGTGTAGAAATTCCAAAATTAGGTCTTGGTACTTGGTTGCTTGACGATGCACAGACAGCACAAGCAGTGCGTGATGCGGTAGCTATTGGTTATCGTCATATTGATACTGCTCAGGCTTATATGAATGAAGCTGGTGTAGGTAAGGGAATCCGTTCCTGCGGCGTTGGAAGAGAGGAACTTTTCATCACGTCAAAGGTTGCTGCCGAATTAAAGACCTATGATGCTGCCATGCAGTCTATTGATGAGTCGTTAACAAAACTAGGACTGGATTACCTCGACCTTATGATTATCCACAGCCCACAGCCTTGGGATGAGTTCCGTGGGGAGAATTGCCATTTCGAGGAAAACAAAGAAGTATGGAAAGCAATGGAGGATGCTTATAAGACAGGCAAGGTAAAGGCAATCGGTCTTTCCAACTTCCTTCAGGATGATGTAGAGAATATTCTTGCAAGCTGTGAAATCAAGCCTATGGTCAATCAGATATTGGCACATGTGAGCAATACTCCTTTGGAGCTCATTGAATTCTGTCGGAAGAATGACATCTTGGTAGAGGCATATTCACCCATTGCACATGGTGCAGTTTTGGATAATGCGGAAGTTAAGGTAATAGCTGATAAGTATGGAGTAACTGTTGCTCAGCTTTGCTTACGTTATGATATCCAGCTTGGTCTTGTAGTCATTCCTAAGACGGCAAACCCGGATCACATGAGAAACAATGCAGATCTTGATTTTGTTATTAGTGATGCAGATATGGAAACCTTAAAGAATATAGAGCACATCCAGAATTATGGTGAGCATAGCTTCTTCCCGGTATTTGGCGGGAAATAAAATAAACAGTCATGAATCAATAGAATAAACATCCGATGTTGAAACATTACCATCACTGCAGGTACGCTGGAATGGTTAGATCCTGTCGATGATGAAACGTAAAATAATGAACGCATCGAATCAATTGATTCGATGCGTTTATTCCATTTAGAAGAGAAGCGGTCCGAAGGGGAAGGAAAGCGTGAGGCCATGGTACCGGAAAGGAGAGAAGCGGTCCGAAGGGGAAGGAAAGCGTGAGGCCATGGTACCGGAAAGGAGAGAAGCGGTCCGAAGAGAAAGGAAAGCGTATGGCTATGGGTCCGGAAAGGAGAGAAGCGGTCCGAAGGGGAAGAAAAGCGTGAGGCTATGGGTCCGGAAAGGAGAGAAGCGGTCCGAAGGGGAAGGAAAGCGTGAGGCCATGGTACCGGAAAGGAGAGAAGCGGTCCGAAGGGGAAGAAAAGCGTATGGCCATGGTACCGGAAAGAAGGAAAGCGTATGGCTATGGGTCCGGAAAGGAGAGAAGCGGTCCGAAGGAGAAGGAAAGCGTGAGGCTATGGGTCCGGAAAGGAGAGAAGCGGTCCGAAGGGGAAGGAAAGCGTATGGCCATGGTACCGGAAAGAGAAAAGCAGTCCGAATTTGAACATCTCGCCAGTATGAATGTACTACCAGATTTTTAACCTAAAAAGATAAAAGGTCCCTAGATAGAAACGATACTTTGTTTAGAATGTTTTTCGGACAGTCCCCATATGCATAGATTAAATAGGGGGGATTAACATGTTTGCTAGAATTGCTGCAATGATAATAGGGAGTGGTCTTATTGGAATTGGGGTGAATGGCTTCTTGGTTCCACATCATTTACTAGATGGAGGAATTATCGGTCTTGCCCTTATATTGCATTATTATTTTGACTTTCAAACGGGGTTATGGTCAGCGTTGTTAAGTATTCCATTAATCCTTTATGCATGGGTGAAGGATCGGGGTCAATTTCACGGCAGTATATACGGAATGATAGTGACAGCTGTTTTTCTGGATTTGCTAGCTCCTTATCAATTTCCTCTGCCCATATGGCTAAGTGCTATTTTGGGTGGAGCGGTTTGTGGAATTGGTGTGGGTTTAATGCTCCGTTACAAAACAAGTACTGGGGGAACAGACTTGATTGCTTATTTCATAGCCAAAGCAACTCCTTTGAGTATAGGGCTAATT encodes:
- a CDS encoding YjjG family noncanonical pyrimidine nucleotidase, which codes for MKRYRTLLFDVDDTLLDFGAAEREALRLLFVEQNIPLTAEIETHYKKINQGLWKSFEEGKIDRNEVLNTRFSILFKAYNREVDGALLEKSYRSYLEEGKQLVKGSLEVITDLQNQYELYIVTNGVSKTQYKRLRASGLHPLFKDIFVSEDTGFQKPMKEFFDYVFAKIPNFDTKQALIIGDSLSSDIKGGQLAGIDTCWFNPEKKPNSTDIAPTYEIQMLEELYQILT
- a CDS encoding DinB family protein, whose amino-acid sequence is MQKVVEGINHWIKRLPEEYNSMHEKEISNRPLPNKWSKKEILGHLCDSAINNIERFIKIQYEEPVYVIQSYNQDQWVMVQNYQDRTLDEIVNLFQTLNKQIVNIVMNIPNEKLSNLCDIGNNQHKTLEWLIQDYLEHMEHHIHNQILIENNDL
- a CDS encoding TetR/AcrR family transcriptional regulator; the protein is MEKENSKDKIISTASRLFQLQGYHATGLNQILKESEAPKGSLYYYFPNGKEQLAIESVQLTARFVSERIEEGLNRHSDPVVAIQGFIDDMAKQFQEKRCSEGVPIAAVALETSLTSEELRKACQVAYEKFQDVFTRKLIQSGYEENRAKELGIVINSMLEGAFLISFTTGTSKPLQLVSKQIPVLLQ
- a CDS encoding isocitrate/isopropylmalate dehydrogenase family protein, with product MAKYKLGVLYGDGIGPEIVKSSVEVLKATTSKLANGTQFEFVELPMGWEGIKKYNDPVPEMTKKGLEEMNGWLMAPHDSSAYPDEHRISKRNPSGELRHYFDLYSNVRPSRVLPGTKGLVEKADLVIFRENTEGFLSDRNMYKGIGEFMVSPDVALVTGVFSRKAIERIAHEAFKLAMTRRKKVAVVHKANVIKYAFELFRDICYEVGEKYYPEVEVEDYLIDAMTAHLVRRAEDFDVIVTENLFGDILSDLAGELVGSLGLSPSLNTNGKQAMAQAAHGSAPDIAGQNVANPTSMILSTVMLLQWLAANHEDNKLNEIAKVMEKAVLETVAEGTTTRDLGGSATTTEFTAAIINKINRNEP
- a CDS encoding cupin domain-containing protein, translated to MKNEELKNSTIFPLGEKVEPNFIGDAYLQMVFTDPKPLNTSIGNVTFAPGARNNWHSHKVGQVLLVTGGEGWYQEEGKPAQLLKTGDVVNIQPNVKHWHGATKDSWFVHLAMTPGETDWLESVEDEWYNNL
- a CDS encoding carboxymuconolactone decarboxylase family protein encodes the protein MAEKQTAGRDILGKFAPKFAELNDDVLFGEVWSREKELSPRDRSMITVSALIAGGNFEQLTPHLQKAKANGVTKDEIAEIITHLSFYVGWPKAWSAFNIAKEIYTD
- a CDS encoding MFS transporter; protein product: MRKDKLMTTSLLSVALLISSGPLIAANIPAISKEFPKINPTHIGLLTTIPSLFVILGILIANRLELIIGKKRTILVGLGFVFIAGIFPVLKHDVFSLLFLSRCFFGLGIGLFNRLIIQMISDLYQDNPRRKATVIGLESAFEGLGGICLTFFSRTIIENQLANFFSYLCFSAPNFSWILFLCPE
- a CDS encoding SDR family oxidoreductase; translated protein: MNVLIIGANGQIGQHVVRKIQESSGHNAIAMVRKEEQKAKFEEQGVKTALVDLEGSIETIANAAKEADAVVFTAGSGGHTGADKTVMIDLDGAIKSMEAAKQAGVKRFIIVSAIGVHHRDRWMNSAPYYSAAKHYADVWLEKSGLDYTIIRPGGLTNEPGTGKVKVAVDLGYGKIPREDVAAAIVASLENSQTIGKSFDMIGGETLIEDALKTL
- a CDS encoding aldo/keto reductase; amino-acid sequence: MFNETYKLSNGVEIPKLGLGTWLLDDAQTAQAVRDAVAIGYRHIDTAQAYMNEAGVGKGIRSCGVGREELFITSKVAAELKTYDAAMQSIDESLTKLGLDYLDLMIIHSPQPWDEFRGENCHFEENKEVWKAMEDAYKTGKVKAIGLSNFLQDDVENILASCEIKPMVNQILAHVSNTPLELIEFCRKNDILVEAYSPIAHGAVLDNAEVKVIADKYGVTVAQLCLRYDIQLGLVVIPKTANPDHMRNNADLDFVISDADMETLKNIEHIQNYGEHSFFPVFGGK
- a CDS encoding YitT family protein; translation: MFARIAAMIIGSGLIGIGVNGFLVPHHLLDGGIIGLALILHYYFDFQTGLWSALLSIPLILYAWVKDRGQFHGSIYGMIVTAVFLDLLAPYQFPLPIWLSAILGGAVCGIGVGLMLRYKTSTGGTDLIAYFIAKATPLSIGLIIAILDGIIVLIGFQTLGLWSVVFSIITILSAGLLANLCYEPPNSGSVPN